TTTGTGGTATTGGATCCTTTGGATTAATATTGTGACAGATTACACATAAGGTTTTTACCATGTTACTGGTACTTATATAACACTTAAAGACATAGAGAAGTCTCCAGCTATAGTCAAACACTTACAGACAGGCATTTAGGCTAAaaacatattacatattacataaaaacacattacGTTTATGTTTTACTGCACAGTGAAGCATTAAATTCAAAGAAGCCAATCATTCAGTAgctgaaaaagaacagttgcagaaatcattttaATCTTAATGCTACCATGATCTACATCGTTCTTAAAAtgaatgtaaacttttgacctcaatTGTTTGCTAATACAGTGTTCTGTATTATTGATTTTGCAAGTTCATTATACTAGGGATGTCAGAAAACAAAAGATTTTGCTCTTTGCACATTAAAGGTAAACCTGTCTTCTTTTGTCTGTGTCCTGttgtcagtacatttacattttcagcatttagcagacgcttttatccaaagcgacttacacaataagcaattgagggttaagggcctccttgctcagggacccaacagtggcaacttggtggtagcggggcttgaaccggcaaccttctgtttactagtccagtatcttaaccactgagctatcactggcccacagTAAAGCTTACCTGTGTTTGTCTTTCCAAATCCTAAACCACTTAACCAGGTTCTTGGTGCTCTGTAGTCTGGGATGGAGGCAATATTCCTGTCCTTTAAAACGGGACACATTTTCCATGGTGACACtgagaaaacagaaaatgccgAGAAGTCTTAGTGTGCTTCTTTTCATCTGACAAATACATAGAGAGTTCGGAATTCATGCACTGCCATCTTAAAATAATCTATCACTAGtgcaaacaaacatttacattcaatttctgacatttagcagatgattttaaGTTATGACTGAGTGGCAATTTTATAACAGGAAGGACTAAACTAGTatctttctgattactagtttaaATAGAgagttaagggacttgctcaggtGCTCAACTATGACTAtaggcggtggtggggcttaaaccgtcAACCCTCTAATTATGATTCCAATACCTTAACttttgagctaccactgctttataTATGTCAGTACAATTGGTTCAGTAATAAGTTCAACAGAAAGTGAAAATTATTCTAAATTTGATAGAAATATGTTCTGCAATGAATGTAGAAACCAAGTACTGCACACCACTATTACTATAAACATTTTGATGAATTTCTCAACAAGTATGCTGACAATTGTGTCTTATTTTCTGTAGCAGATGGGCTTGATTATCATCTGTAGTTTCACCTCTGTTGCCACagacttttttatttacactgaaCTCTTGCTGAACAGAGATGAGGATAATACAGGCCTGCAAACATTCCAGAATGCTAAACTATGAGACCTTTTTTACTGCCAGACACTCAGACAAAGAGCAGGGAGGCTTTTGCAGACAGATATGTACAAATATGTAAActgtgctagcccactactgttgggattcagggtttgaatccccagcggtgctatagGTCAGCCAAGTGTCTAAAGACATGAAagagttataaaaaaaaagttcagtTCCATGATAGACTGGAGGCCTGTCTGAGATTGTATTGTCGTATTGTATTGTTGCCTCATGCCCATTGTTTTCAGGCAACATCGGTTCCACTAAGACCCTGATTATAAATGAAGCTATTACTAAATAATTATTGATATGTTGTATTAATTTAATCTTCATTTAAGGTCCAAGCACCAAATGTGATACACCCTAGTTTGTCCTTACTTACACCCCACCAGGTGGCAGTAGTGTGTACATTTTCAAAAAACCTATTTCCATGGTTAACGTCCTAGGTACATCTTTTTACTGGAATACAAGTTTAAACATGGGCAGAACAACATTGATGTGGCGCCATAGGAGAAGGCTATTATTCCTGTTAGCTGGTTTATAGAAATGAAGTCTGTGTTATAATGTTTTGTGCTGGGTAACAATATAAAACAgaattccttaaaaaaaaaaaaaaatttaaatgaaaagcacCATAAGGAGCCTGGCTTATGACTCACCCTTGCTCAGTAGATAGCATTAAGAGAACTGACCTCTCCAAGCTAGAGCATTACACATACTCTTACTGCTATTCTGTTTGTAAATGCTAAATCTAAATGAACTTTGATAACTCACACTTTGATAATTTGATAATATTAAAGAACACCTACAGCAATTCAAGCCATTACATAGAAGGAATAAAAGTCAGATAGCATAGTCAAACATAGCTGTGtattgtaatgtgttttatacaaTTTTAAGGGCAAATTATGAGAGAGTAATATTAAATGCATGAAATACATGAACAAATGTACCTAAATTTAGTCTATATTTAAGGTATTTTGTGTTTGATACTACAAAAAAAATGCTAGATACTCTACATTTATGCTAATAATTTTCACAATTCAAGGTTAAATGCATACTTCTATATATTATGGTTAGGACAGTTCAGTATGCTATATAGGATTTGGTTACCgaaaacaaactaaaatacAAATCAGacagataatcagaataaataagAGATGAGAGGCCATTTGGTGTCTCAATGACTCTAATGTAGAGTAATATCAATAATGAATGAGCAGTAAGCAGCTCCCACGCAAAGCTTCTCAGCTGTAGAGATAGACACATCCATCAGGTTACCACCCACatcaaacacattaaatgtCCCCAAAGTGCATTTTCACTGAATATGTTTTCTGTATGAGTCAGGTAGATAAATCCATCCCTAAACAGATTATCTTGGTGATGTAACATTCAAGAAGAGGACAGAGTGTGATCATACAACTTACAATATCATTTTTTCCTGGCAGAAGGGGTGTTTGGGCTTTATTTCAAGTTTCTGCACATCCTTGTAGCGTATCTTGGGACCCTTCCTTGTACATCTGCATTTGTATGCTGAAAAAAGGAGATGCAAACTGTATGAGATCATTTCAAATATAGTtgttcataaaaaataaaaaaaaaactttaaacagtatatactgtatatagcttACTAAGAGttttggacaaaataactttGTGATTAGCAACTGCAGCTGCAGTCCAATTGAACAATTTATGTGTTAATCCAGTCCTTACTGCAGGTGTTACTTCTATACTGCTGTTATTTACAGGCTACCCAATGATAAATGATCTTTTCTGCCCATTGCTGATTTCCCCTTTTGTTTCCTGTAAATACTTTCCTGATTTATTTCCACTCATGGCctacagaagtgctttaagaAGTTAAACACCCTATTTTGTAAAACCTTTTATGTGGCACTGCTAATTTCCAACACTATGTAGGTAAACCTTTAACATTGGGTTCAAATATAATGGTATGTTATTTTGCCTACAGGTGATAACTTTGATCCTTGCCCTAACCTTAATCATCCATGATTTTGTTTACAAGCTGGCCCCTGCAAATCCTCACAATTCACCCACAGAAATAATGAACACCACTATCTGTTCAGCAGTCCATGAAACTGGCATCTAATTATTTCCAGCACCTTCTAGCATGCTGGGTGAGTGAGTGCGCGAGTGTTTGGATTGCTGGTGCAAGTCTGACCTACATCTTCTGCTCTATCAATCTTCTCCTGTTCCGCTCAGCATCTCCTGGGCCAGGGGCCAAAACCAACTTATCCAACACAAATATCTACTATACACTAGCACTGTGCCAACATTGTCTCTTTGTTTTTCTAAAAGCAAGAAAATATGCTGGCCTGAAAGTTGAGCTGCGATAAGcaggaatgttttttttcaGTTAGTATGCaatgaaaatgttgaaactatgATAATCTGTATAACTGTACAACGAAACAACAAAAACTATTGCTGTTAGACTTCTATTAGGGCTAGATGGTATTACAACATAATACTGACATCCcagtatcattattataatactaAAAGAGATATATTAACCAAGGTTGCCCCAATTCTGATTTAATAAAGTTCTGAgctatgttttctttttaatactAGTCAATACTGACATCCCCTCTGCAACCAAGttacacaaaaatatataaaattcagTGACAGGATACATATAAGCAACCttaacatatattcacagtaaTATGGTAAATCCAATTTACCCATCCACTATTTTAGGCCAGTATCTGCTACTATACAAATACTAAAAATCATAACATCCCAAACATCCTTTGACAGTACTTTATACATTTTGATGTACTAATAGGTGTTAGTGATTTGTTAAGACTAATCATTTGACTTAATGTTAGTCAAGAGACTTCTCTATTTATTACTTAATATGTTCCTCAATAATTAAGCCAACTGTCTGCAAGCAAGTTATGCAAATGTCAACAACATGATGGTTTGCAATTCTGTGAAAGATCTGTGCCATGCCAGTCATCAACACATTTGTTCACGATATAAATTGAGGATGATTAGAGACGATTGAAATCAGCCAGATTTGGCTCCAAACACATAATTAGCAATTTGAAGGTTTGTTATTCCAAAAATCTGTTGTGGGGTGGATAATATGAGATGGGTAAGTGCACTCATATTGTATTTGAATGCTGCAGCTTACACATAAACCAAAAATTGTACCTGATGAATGCTTAAGGCACTTTTAAAGTAAGTAATATTAGCAAAATGAAACATAATTTGGAGCACTTAGTTTATTTAGGCTATAAGGGTTATGGTAAACATACACTGTAATAACTGATTATGGTCCAAAAGGACTAACAGTTTGATCCTAGTTGTTCACTTTTGTACATTTAGATTtactttataataaatattatacatttataaagatTAAAGTTAAAACTTGggattacattttcagcatttagcagacgcttttatccaaagcgacttacagtactgtgacagtatacaatctgagcaatcgagggttaagatttcttgctcaaggacccaacagtggcaacctggcgacggaggggcttgaacctgcaaccttccgattattagtccagtaccttaaccactaagctgttGCATATTGGGGGAATACTATTCAATAAATACCACCGTAAACTAATTAATTTTAATGAAATTACAAAAGCTTAGTAAACGAAATATCGCGATACTTAGTGAGGCGTTTATTCAAGTATCGCGATGTTTTGTCTGTCGTATAGTCTTAACATTTACCTATAAACCCAAACCCAAAGTGAGGATGACGGTAATTGACATCCACACAACTGCCAAAACGAACTAACTGAAGGGTAAGCTAGTCGGTTGATGTTTTAATTTCAGtcttttttactttaataataataataaaaattaaaaagaataataacaataataataccttCAGTGTTGAGCGAATATACAGCAATGACCAGAAGAAATAATGCGGCTGCGCAGCGACTCATCCCAAAAGAGCTCCTTAAACCAGTCAGTTCCTCTCAACCTCTCTAAAATATCGATGTGCTGCCAAAACTTAAAATCTTCTAGGCAGAGAGCGTGTAAATATTGATTCTTTAATCGCTTTCTAAGTGTTTTAAAGCTGTTAGGTAAGAGACAGGAGTGAGCAGGTTGGAAGTTCAGCACCAGCGCTCACACTGACTGACTGAGAGCACTTGAAACTGCAGCGTTTAAAAAGCGCTCCCACCTCATTAATATTCACAGCCCAGCATTTCCAACAACGCCGCTACACAAAGACATAAAGGACTGAAATTGAATTAGAAAACTTCATTGGGACTCGTTCGTCGTTAGGGGAGATAATTAGATACGATTTTACGCCTATTgttgtctttcatttatttcacTCAGGCTTGATCTAAACAGGATTACGTGTGCTGGTGGTTTGGCACAGTCAGTTCATTTAGGCTGGTATGTGTTAGGACAAACTGATAATGGTATTTTCATCCAAAATATGCATAAGCACTTGAGTTCCATTTTTCTAGCtatgtgtcatttttttaaaaatcgtattttattaatgaaataccaTCCATTACTGGATACTGGAATCTTTTCCAGTAAACAGGCTTATATAAAACTGCCAGGCTACTTTTTGCTCATTACTCACATCTTAAATCACTGAAATTCCAAAACTGTTATGACATACATTCACCAGCTTTTTCCTTTCACTATGGTGCAAAGACATAgttatttaagttatttaagTAACTGTAGTCATACTCTCAGCTCAAACCAGTTTGCCCATTCTCCACTGACCTCTGACATCTTTATGACACAATTCTGCATAACGTTTTAGCATTCATTGTACTTATACGACAACAGGCTGATTGTCacatgtcccttacaagtgtgtgtgtaaaccttTGGCAGAAAAGCTAAAATAATTgcattataatataaaacaatgaaCTTATTATAAGGTGATTGAAAAAAGGTTGCAGCTATGCATTTGTTttacagtcataacattaaaaccacctccttgtttctacactcactgtccattttatcaactctacctaccatatagaagcactttgtagttctacaattactgactgtagtccatctgtttctctgcatgctttgttatccccctttcatgctgttcttcaatggtcaggactctcccaggaccaccacagagcaggtattatttggatgttgggtcattctcggcactgcagtgacactgacatggtgctggtgtgttagtgtgtgttgtgctggtatgagtggatcagacacagcagtgctaatggagtttttaaacacctcactgtcactgctggaatgagaatagtccaccaaccaaaaatatccagccagcagcgccctgatgaagatctagaagatgacaaactcaatagatacagcagcaatagatcagcgatcgtctctgactttccatctacaagatggaccaactaggtaggagtgtctaataaagtggacagtgaatggacaccagtagcgctgctgtgtctgatccactcataccagcacaacacacactaacacaccacaaccatgtcagtgtcactgcagtgctgagaatgatccaccacctaaataatacctgctctgtggtggtcctgaccattgaagaacagggtgaaagcaggttaaaaagatatgtagagaaacagatggactacagtcagtaattgtagaacttcaaagtgcttctacgtggtaagtggagccaataaaatggacagtgagtgtagaaacaaggaggtggttttaatgttatggctgatcagtgtatatttgaaTTATTAATTTGTCTGTGTTTAATGATTATgtacaatttacattttaattaccaACATTTGTGTAATAAATGAAGTTTGAGGAGAAGAATGAAGAAGACATGTATATACAGCATTCTGATAGAGACATTTTGACAGAAATTCCAAgcaaatttcatgttttgttgattttctttATTGAAAAGCTGTTGACCCACTTAAATATGGCATTATTTTTTTCCAAACAAGTAGTGCAACATAAAATTAGGGCGAAACACCTTATCGTTTTTCCCACATTGATATCTACCAATGTGTTAGTTGTATTGTTGATGCTTTACCTGCCTTTGTAAAAtccagtgtaaatttattaaagATTCCATGCACAAAGTAATGTGCCAAATTTAATCACTTACATGAATTTTGTACATCAACAAAATTTTACTATTTTGCTATTTTGTACATCCACAACTCTTATACACTTGAATTCAGGCTTTTTGCATATGTCATtgccatttttttattaatgtaatctCCGTTTAACAAAAGTCTTCAGACCCTTTAAtcaatactttgtagaagccccCCTTGGcaacaattacagctgcaagtcttgtCAAAtacatctctacaagctttgcaaaCCTGGGTTTGGGCAGTTAATCCTATTCTTCATGgtagatcctctcaagctccatTAGAACATCTGAGGACTGCAATCTTCACGTCACTCCATAAATGTTTGAGTTTACGTCTAGACATTGGCTAGGCCATTCAAGGACAATCAGAAACTTGCCCTGATGCTTGCCTGGATGTCCAGTTTGAAGGATGGCCAACTCTTGTAGGTTTTTCATTAAAAAGGCTACTCTGGTCCTGggaacactcaaagccttagaTACTGTGTTATTTAATTGCCCAGATTTGCGTTCTGCTATGATTCGCTCATGAAGATCCACAGACATTTCCTCTGACTTTATCACTTATTGTCTGTACTGAAAATGAAGTGGGCCCTTTATAAAGGGTGTGTGACTTTCCAAACTGTTTTCATGTATTTCACCTTGACTCCAgttgagttctagacacatcttaAGTATAATTAGGACAAACAGGATGTATCTAACCACAGTTTTTAGTGCCACAGCAacacttttgtgaataagagatttcagtttttttttagttttgaaTAATTTTTGAAAAACTTGTTTTTACTGGTCATTAAGTGTGGATTGAGGGGAAAAAGGCCATCAAATGTAAAACAATATGTATGTAAAGTGTGCAAAAGGTCAATGTgtttgaatactttctgaatctatTGTGGCTTTACAAACCAATAACCTAATGGTAGGTTTATGGTTAGTTTTAACAAATATCATTATGTATTGCATTCAGTGTGTAGACATGTCCTGACATTTTTTATTGGAAAACCACAAAACCTTTTCGGAGTTCCTGTCACTCAGAACGGAAGTTATTTATTTCTACCATTTACAAATCTGTTCTTCTTTGTTGTCTTGTTAGTTCAGGtgatagaaataaaaacacactaacaTTATGTTTAATTCACATGTTTGATATTTAGTGCCTTACCCTCTCTATTGTTATCTCCCTGTGACACGTATAATACACTGTTTGCGGAACACAATTAAACCTACTCAAGGTTTGGAATGTTGCTTACGTAACTAACAGATATGCAACAGTTTTAGCTGCAGTGTTCTCAAAGATTGACTTCTGAGTCAGCTAACTGGCCTGCCTATAACATGCTGCACCTCTGAATAATTCAAATGCAGGGCTGTCAGCCTACACATTTGCACCAGGAGGCCTATTGTGCAGAGATGACAGTAATTTCCATCCTTTCTAATGAGTCATTATGACATGCAGTAGGCCTGAGTGTCTCAATGATTTATAGAAAGCAAGGATAGTTggtgtattattattttgacaCAAGCTTGTTTAAGGGATGATGTTGGTGCAGATTTATGTAGTTATAGTTATAGTGAGTTTTAAACCATTTGATGCCAAGATGTGATGTGAATTACATAAACACTGGCAGAATTACTCAATTTTAGATGATATTAAGTTTGTCAGGTGTCCTGGAATATTAAACTACCTAAAGCAATCAGAACTTAGGACTGAATCTGAACTGTCAGCTGTGGCCACCAAAATATGTGTTCTCAAAATATGTGGTCTATATTATTTGACATCTGATGACTTTACACAAGTCTGTTTGGCAAATATGTGTTTTTTACATCTCTTTTACAACATGCTCACTTTTTATCTATAgattattttttacactttataAAACACAGACATGCAGGGCATTTGGCTGGCATAGCAGTCTAACACGCCAGATCACCAGGTGGTCAGGCATCTAACCACCTAAGACCTAAGACGTGGGggaaaaacatgttaatttacactagaagtattaatatttaGTTACTACTAGGAACgtgtagatatgcttagggcatgattgccagtagtgAAATTCCAATAGTATAACAATACTGCTGCTATGGAATGTTACTGGAAAGTGGTGTATGTGACAAGAAGTGCATCACTTACATTGTATgacctccaaaacccagttctagctggtttagaccagttttTGATGTGAGACTTTGTCAGTgcgatccttctctgcagacaagaataaaactcttttctactTATAATCCAGTCTCTGgggtatttcattaagggtttttaCCACAGACAGAATGGGAATCATCTCTTTGCTGCTACATCAGTGTCTTCTACTGTCTGAAAGAATAAATAAGGCATAAAATGTTCCTCTGTACATGTCAGAGCTCTCTGTAAAAATCACTTGCTGGCAGGTGTAAACAAGTGGCCCGTTCACACATTCTAGAATGAGATTACTCTGAAATGAAAGGACAAAACGAGGGAGGGGATGctttgacaaaaaaaacaacccaaAGACAAGGGTTAAATGCTTCAAACACACTGTTCTCTCAATGCTTATAGCCACACACTCTGTCTGCAAACTCCTTACATGCCAAAAAACATATTAAATTGCAATCAAATGCCCATCTGCTGTCAATCACAAGCTTGAGGAAAAATTGAAAGCATGACGATTGAATGTGAAGCTGCCTGCCATTTCTCATCATGGCAGGTGTCCCTCTGAGCAAGAAGATTGTGGTGATGTAATGGTATCAGACAGTACTTTAGCCAGAATGAAATCAGATGGGACATTCTTTTAAAGCAAGGATTACATTGGTTtaccggtccgggtcctttctgtgtgaagtttgcatgttctctccgtgtctgcgtgggtttactgtgctccggtttcctcccacagtccaaaaacatgcaagtgaggtgaattggagacactaaattgtccatgactgtgttcgatataaccttgtgtactgatgaatcttgtgtaatgagtaactaccgttcctgtcatgaatgtaaccaaaagtgtaaaacatgacgttaaaatcctaataaacaaacaaacattggtTTACATTGGTAAGATTATTGGTCGGAAAAAAATAACATGCCAAACCAATGCTTCCTATCTATAATGATTCTGTTTCGAGCAGTGGGATTCTTGGTTTGATTATAATGGACACATAAGCAAATATTGGAGACATTAGCAAGTTTTACAAGTCTTTTGCTGTTACTTTGCTATAATTCTTTTTATAATCCTTTATAATTCTTTCCCTAGggttttttgaaatgtgttttaattgGGACAATGTTCACATTAACAAATCATTCCTAAAAGGGGAAGGCTTAGACTCTCAGTGATTTTCTATAGGGCATGGCACCTCTACAACCCACACAATCAATCTAATCCAGTTGGACTTTG
The nucleotide sequence above comes from Trichomycterus rosablanca isolate fTriRos1 chromosome 8, fTriRos1.hap1, whole genome shotgun sequence. Encoded proteins:
- the cxcl14 gene encoding C-X-C motif chemokine 14 — encoded protein: MSRCAAALFLLVIAVYSLNTEAYKCRCTRKGPKIRYKDVQKLEIKPKHPFCQEKMIFVTMENVSRFKGQEYCLHPRLQSTKNLVKWFRIWKDKHRVYEA